A genomic window from Trueperella bialowiezensis includes:
- the prfA gene encoding peptide chain release factor 1, with product MSEFPAAEAAAAEYKDIEQQMASPEVLAKPEKLRSLGRRYAELRRVVSRYERWVNASTDLREAQEIVDLGGEDGELFASELPRLEAELEEASADLRDALLPRDPDDSRDVILEVKAGEGGEESALFAADLLRMYQRYAEAKGWSVQTLSKTETDMGGYKDVQVAIKAKSVPDDPADGVWAHLKYEAGVHRVQRVPVTESQGRVHTSAAGVLVFAEVDEPEEVELNDNDLRIDVYRSSGPGGQSVNTTDSAVRITHLPTGITVAMQDEKSQIKNREAAMRILRARIRQAQLDELAAKEADQRRSQVRTVDRSERVRTYNFPENRIADHRTGYKAHNLDAVLEGDLDAVIDSLRTMDEEERLQAAAEESDA from the coding sequence ATGAGTGAGTTTCCTGCAGCGGAAGCTGCGGCAGCGGAATATAAGGACATCGAGCAGCAGATGGCCTCGCCGGAGGTGCTTGCAAAGCCGGAGAAGTTGCGTTCGCTTGGTCGGCGCTATGCAGAGTTGCGGCGTGTGGTTTCGCGCTATGAGCGTTGGGTGAATGCGTCGACTGATTTGCGTGAGGCTCAAGAGATTGTGGATCTTGGCGGTGAGGATGGCGAATTGTTTGCCAGCGAGCTGCCGCGCTTGGAAGCAGAGCTTGAGGAAGCGTCAGCCGATTTGCGTGACGCCCTGTTGCCGCGTGATCCTGATGACAGCCGCGATGTCATCCTCGAAGTGAAAGCCGGCGAGGGCGGTGAGGAGTCGGCGCTGTTCGCCGCGGATTTGTTGCGCATGTATCAGCGTTATGCGGAGGCGAAGGGCTGGTCGGTACAGACCCTGTCGAAGACGGAGACGGACATGGGCGGCTACAAGGACGTCCAGGTGGCGATTAAGGCCAAGTCGGTTCCGGATGATCCTGCTGACGGCGTGTGGGCGCACTTGAAGTATGAGGCGGGCGTGCACCGGGTGCAGCGCGTGCCGGTAACGGAATCCCAGGGGCGCGTGCACACGTCGGCCGCGGGTGTGCTCGTGTTCGCCGAGGTCGATGAGCCGGAGGAAGTGGAGCTCAACGATAACGATCTGCGGATCGATGTCTATCGTTCGTCTGGTCCGGGCGGGCAATCGGTGAATACCACGGATTCGGCCGTGCGCATCACCCATCTGCCCACCGGGATCACGGTGGCGATGCAGGATGAGAAGTCGCAGATTAAGAACCGTGAGGCCGCGATGCGTATTTTGCGTGCGCGGATCAGGCAGGCTCAGCTCGACGAGCTTGCTGCGAAGGAAGCTGATCAGCGCCGCAGTCAGGTGCGTACGGTGGATCGCTCGGAACGGGTGCGCACGTATAACTTCCCGGAGAACCGGATCGCCGATCACCGTACTGGTTACAAGGCACATAATCTTGACGCCGTGTTGGAAGGTGACTTGGACGCCGTCATTGACTCTTTGCGCACGATGGACGAAGAAGAGCGTTTGCAGGCTGCCGCGGAGGAATCTGACGCGTAA
- the rpmE gene encoding 50S ribosomal protein L31 encodes MKQGIHPEYTDIKVTCTCGNEFETRSTITTGALRVDVCNACHPFYTGKQKILDTGGRVARFEARYGKRKK; translated from the coding sequence ATGAAGCAGGGAATTCACCCCGAATACACGGACATCAAGGTGACGTGCACGTGCGGCAACGAGTTCGAGACCCGTTCCACGATCACCACCGGTGCGCTGCGTGTTGACGTGTGCAACGCATGCCATCCGTTCTACACCGGCAAGCAGAAGATTCTTGATACCGGTGGCCGCGTTGCCCGCTTTGAGGCGCGCTACGGTAAGCGCAAGAAGTAG
- a CDS encoding L-threonylcarbamoyladenylate synthase, translating to MKVAATDPYAIELAERAIARGEVICLPTDTVYGIGANPFSASAITRLLTAKSRTRANPPPVLVAGVDQARSVAAELSREAEDLMEAFWPGALTIVVPARADIGWDLGETNGTVALRMPDSPVALELLRTTGPLAVTSANQHGQPPATTVSEAEQQLGEAVTLYLDGGQVGGGSAVASTIVTVVGSPAILRHGGIDAAAIGAVLGVSV from the coding sequence ATGAAGGTAGCCGCAACGGATCCTTATGCGATTGAGCTTGCCGAGCGTGCTATTGCCCGCGGAGAAGTGATCTGCCTGCCGACCGATACGGTCTATGGCATTGGCGCGAACCCGTTTTCAGCGTCGGCGATCACCCGCCTTCTGACCGCAAAGTCGCGTACACGTGCCAATCCGCCACCGGTGTTGGTGGCGGGCGTGGACCAGGCCCGCTCCGTGGCCGCGGAACTATCACGCGAGGCGGAGGATTTGATGGAGGCGTTTTGGCCGGGTGCGCTGACCATCGTGGTGCCTGCCCGAGCCGATATCGGCTGGGATCTGGGCGAAACGAATGGCACGGTTGCGCTGCGGATGCCGGATTCGCCGGTGGCGCTCGAACTGCTGCGCACAACCGGCCCGCTCGCCGTCACAAGCGCAAATCAACATGGTCAGCCGCCCGCGACCACGGTGAGCGAGGCAGAACAACAGCTTGGCGAAGCTGTCACCCTTTACCTTGATGGCGGCCAAGTGGGTGGCGGTAGCGCGGTTGCCTCAACCATCGTGACTGTTGTGGGTTCTCCGGCGATCTTGCGCCACGGTGGTATCGACGCCGCGGCGATCGGCGCTGTGCTCGGGGTGAGCGTGTGA
- the prmC gene encoding peptide chain release factor N(5)-glutamine methyltransferase — MWAREIGRASSMLADAGVPSPDVDARLLAEHVRHPVEPARQIDDAERAAYGKLVALRAQRVPLQHIVGTMYFRYLELEARPGVFIVRPETEMVAQAALDELAKMRAEAGGLASHSGRPVVVDLCTGSGAIAISIATEADADVSAVEISPEAYESAQRNNAAYGGKVRLVHGDALTALDELAGKVDMVVTNPPYVRGDHELNPEVRHDPELALFGGGVDGLELPVRLIRRAHELLRPGGILIMEHGDDQALALRDAADDAGFRARTGQDLTGRDRWLRARKTGPAKGEQ, encoded by the coding sequence ATGTGGGCACGCGAGATCGGCCGGGCGAGCAGCATGCTCGCTGACGCCGGTGTGCCTTCTCCCGACGTCGATGCCCGGTTGCTTGCCGAGCATGTTCGCCACCCTGTTGAACCGGCCAGGCAGATCGACGACGCCGAACGGGCGGCCTACGGCAAACTGGTCGCCTTGCGTGCCCAGCGGGTTCCGCTTCAGCACATCGTGGGCACAATGTATTTCCGGTATCTAGAGCTGGAAGCGCGCCCAGGGGTGTTTATCGTGCGTCCCGAGACGGAAATGGTGGCCCAAGCAGCGCTCGATGAGCTGGCGAAGATGCGTGCAGAAGCAGGCGGGCTGGCAAGCCACAGTGGGCGGCCCGTCGTCGTCGACCTGTGTACCGGTTCGGGTGCGATTGCGATATCGATTGCCACCGAGGCGGACGCCGACGTGAGCGCGGTGGAAATCTCGCCCGAGGCCTACGAGTCGGCGCAGCGCAACAATGCGGCTTATGGGGGCAAGGTGAGGCTCGTGCACGGTGACGCACTCACAGCTCTGGATGAGCTCGCGGGCAAGGTCGACATGGTGGTGACGAACCCGCCGTACGTACGCGGTGATCATGAGCTCAACCCGGAAGTCCGCCACGATCCTGAGCTCGCGCTGTTTGGTGGGGGAGTAGACGGGCTGGAGCTTCCCGTCCGCCTGATCCGCCGGGCTCACGAGTTGTTGCGCCCGGGCGGTATCCTCATCATGGAGCACGGCGATGATCAAGCCCTGGCACTTCGGGACGCTGCAGACGACGCCGGGTTTAGGGCACGTACCGGTCAGGATTTGACGGGCCGAGATCGCTGGCTACGCGCGCGCAAAACAGGGCCGGCAAAGGGGGAGCAATGA
- the argS gene encoding arginine--tRNA ligase — translation MTPEELSAFIRTCLNEAIVAGEVTLDPAEVGEVKVERPRSREHGDWATNVAMQYAKKAGTNPRALAEVLAKRIERADEITAVDIAGPGFMNITLNKAAAGELARTIVEAGSDYGTTTSLRGGTVNLEFVSANPTGPIHVGGARWAAVGDSLARILEAAGAQVVREYYFNDHGAQINRFSASLLARARGEEAPEDGYGGQYIADIAAEVINGEKQAGRPDPASLPDAEALEVFRERGVTLMFDSIKQELADFRVEFDVYFHEDSLHESGAVAEAIDELRERGVIFEADGATWVRTTDFGDDKDRVIIKSDGDAAYFAGDIAYYLNKRNRGADHVIIMLGADHHGYVGRMYAMARAFGDTAGVGENLELLIGQLVNLVKDGEPVRMSKRAGTIVVLGDLVDAAGVDAARYSLVRQALDTPIDLDLDVITSHTNENPVYYVQYAHARTCAVDRNAAQHGVTRDEFDPALLDSQADGDLIAALAQYPDIVVQAASLREPHRVARYLEELAGKYHSWYGVSRVTPRGDDPVDVVHQTRLWLNDATGQVLRNGLGLLGVSAPERM, via the coding sequence ATGACTCCAGAAGAACTCTCTGCTTTTATCCGCACCTGTTTGAATGAGGCCATTGTGGCTGGTGAGGTCACTCTTGATCCGGCCGAGGTTGGTGAGGTGAAGGTGGAGCGTCCGCGAAGTCGCGAGCATGGTGATTGGGCGACGAACGTGGCGATGCAGTATGCGAAGAAGGCGGGTACGAATCCGCGTGCGCTCGCGGAGGTTCTGGCTAAGCGTATTGAGCGGGCGGATGAGATTACGGCCGTGGATATTGCCGGCCCGGGTTTTATGAATATTACGCTGAATAAGGCGGCTGCCGGGGAACTCGCTCGCACGATTGTGGAGGCGGGGTCTGATTACGGTACGACGACGTCGTTGCGCGGCGGCACGGTGAACCTCGAGTTCGTGTCGGCTAACCCAACAGGCCCGATTCATGTGGGCGGGGCGCGCTGGGCGGCGGTGGGTGATTCGCTCGCCCGGATACTTGAGGCTGCGGGCGCGCAGGTGGTGCGCGAGTACTATTTCAATGATCACGGCGCGCAGATTAACCGCTTTTCGGCGTCGCTGTTGGCGCGGGCTCGCGGTGAGGAAGCGCCGGAGGATGGTTACGGCGGCCAGTACATCGCTGACATTGCGGCCGAGGTGATCAACGGCGAAAAGCAGGCTGGTAGACCTGACCCGGCGTCGTTGCCGGACGCCGAGGCGCTGGAGGTGTTCCGGGAGCGTGGTGTCACGTTGATGTTTGACTCGATCAAGCAGGAGCTCGCCGATTTCCGGGTTGAGTTTGATGTGTATTTCCACGAGGATTCGCTTCACGAATCGGGTGCGGTGGCCGAGGCGATTGACGAGCTGCGTGAGCGCGGCGTGATTTTTGAGGCCGACGGCGCAACGTGGGTGCGCACCACCGATTTTGGTGATGATAAGGATCGCGTGATTATTAAATCCGACGGGGATGCGGCCTATTTCGCGGGCGATATTGCCTACTATCTCAACAAGCGCAACCGCGGCGCGGACCACGTGATCATTATGCTGGGCGCCGACCATCACGGGTACGTGGGCAGAATGTACGCGATGGCTCGTGCGTTTGGTGACACGGCCGGCGTCGGCGAAAACCTCGAGCTGCTCATTGGTCAGCTGGTCAATCTTGTCAAGGATGGCGAGCCGGTGCGGATGTCGAAGCGGGCCGGCACGATTGTGGTGCTTGGTGATCTTGTGGATGCGGCAGGAGTGGATGCCGCGCGGTATTCGCTCGTGCGCCAGGCGCTCGATACGCCGATTGATTTGGACTTGGATGTCATTACGTCGCATACGAATGAGAACCCCGTGTATTACGTGCAGTATGCGCATGCGCGTACGTGTGCGGTGGACCGGAATGCGGCTCAGCACGGGGTTACTCGCGACGAGTTCGATCCGGCCTTGCTTGATAGTCAGGCCGACGGCGATCTGATCGCGGCTCTTGCACAGTATCCAGACATCGTGGTTCAGGCGGCTAGTTTGCGTGAGCCGCACCGGGTGGCCCGCTATCTTGAAGAACTCGCGGGTAAGTACCACTCGTGGTACGGCGTCTCCCGGGTGACTCCGCGTGGGGATGACCCGGTGGACGTTGTTCATCAAACGCGGTTGTGGCTGAACGACGCCACCGGGCAGGTGCTGCGTAACGGGCTGGGGCTGCTGGGTGTGAGTGCTCCGGAGCGGATGTAA
- the lysA gene encoding diaminopimelate decarboxylase, translated as MSEMMATPEPNGERHGLWSVNTRRDSDGVLTVAGVSVEDIAREFGTPTYVLDEDDMRSRARAWKRAMDEAFADLAGAEVYYAGKAFLSKAVARWMTAEGLHIDTASYGELQTVLAAGVPGSRIGLHGNNKSDEEIALALEKGIAHIVIDSLPEIDQVARLAAQRKMRAPVYVRVTTGVHAGGHDFIQTAHEDQKFGLSVNSGAAQQAIREIAANEHLDLLGLHSHIGSQILATAGFGEAAKVVLDLRTWAAEQGTQIREVDLGGGYGVRYTDDDAVPPAPEEFAGVLAQAVRDHVSKTGLPAPLVSIEPGRSIVAPAMLTLYEVGTIKDVQTDSGPRRYVSVDGGMSDNLRPALYGANYTAALASRNADGELVRSRVVGKHCESGDIVVHNVGLPDSVEAGDLLAVPVTGAYGRSMGSNYNMMCRPGVVAVVDGQAREIVRRETIDDLLALDVG; from the coding sequence ATGAGCGAGATGATGGCAACGCCCGAGCCAAATGGCGAGCGTCATGGCCTGTGGTCGGTGAACACGCGTAGAGATTCAGATGGCGTGCTTACCGTGGCTGGAGTGTCAGTGGAAGATATTGCGCGCGAGTTTGGCACGCCAACCTACGTGTTGGATGAGGACGACATGCGCTCCCGTGCTCGCGCGTGGAAGAGAGCCATGGACGAGGCCTTCGCCGATCTGGCGGGAGCCGAGGTGTATTACGCCGGCAAGGCCTTCCTGTCCAAGGCGGTGGCGCGCTGGATGACCGCCGAGGGCCTGCACATCGACACGGCTTCGTATGGCGAGTTGCAGACCGTGCTCGCGGCGGGCGTGCCCGGTAGTCGGATTGGGTTGCATGGCAACAATAAGTCGGATGAAGAGATCGCGCTCGCGCTGGAGAAGGGCATCGCCCATATCGTCATCGATTCGCTGCCGGAGATTGATCAAGTTGCGCGCCTTGCGGCACAACGGAAAATGCGCGCGCCCGTTTATGTGCGGGTGACCACCGGGGTTCATGCTGGTGGGCATGATTTCATTCAGACGGCCCATGAGGATCAAAAGTTTGGCCTGTCAGTGAACTCGGGGGCGGCGCAGCAGGCGATACGCGAGATCGCGGCTAACGAGCACCTTGACCTGCTGGGTTTGCATTCGCATATCGGCTCGCAGATTTTGGCGACGGCGGGTTTTGGCGAGGCCGCGAAAGTGGTGCTCGATTTGCGCACGTGGGCTGCTGAGCAGGGCACCCAGATCCGCGAGGTGGATCTGGGTGGCGGCTACGGTGTGCGCTATACGGACGACGACGCCGTTCCTCCGGCTCCCGAAGAATTTGCCGGTGTGCTTGCGCAGGCGGTTCGCGACCACGTGTCGAAGACCGGCCTGCCGGCACCGCTGGTGTCGATTGAGCCGGGCAGGTCGATCGTGGCGCCGGCGATGTTGACGCTCTACGAAGTGGGCACGATTAAGGACGTGCAGACGGATTCGGGGCCGCGCCGCTACGTGTCGGTGGATGGCGGAATGTCGGATAACCTGCGTCCGGCGCTGTATGGAGCGAACTACACGGCCGCGCTCGCGTCCCGGAATGCCGACGGCGAGCTGGTGCGCTCGCGCGTCGTGGGAAAGCACTGCGAATCGGGCGATATTGTGGTGCATAACGTGGGGTTGCCCGATAGTGTGGAGGCGGGCGATTTGCTCGCGGTGCCCGTCACCGGCGCCTACGGGCGTTCGATGGGTTCGAACTACAACATGATGTGCCGTCCCGGTGTGGTCGCCGTCGTGGATGGACAGGCTCGCGAAATTGTTCGACGCGAGACGATCGATGACCTGCTGGCGCTCGACGTCGGCTAA
- the rho gene encoding transcription termination factor Rho: MRLADLKELAAHMGLDLPPKSRRPEYITAIRAAREAEKAAGKETPKKSAPAKAKEKETKPVDQHGDPTEQLELPKARTKASAGPELSDEEKKAALDALGDAAERRAEERADEDSPRGRRNRSRRTRNRNEDRRERAERSESNERDRSEKKERSDRNRRGNDSARDDDSGEVLIPVAGILDVDGNNNYLRTGGYLPGKNDAYVSTQIIRRYGLRRGDAIQGAVRDASQMTNRRGRQHKYNPLVEVTAINGLPPEKIAERPEFNKLTPLYPNEMLRLETTQKALTTRVIDLVAPIGKGQRGLIVSPPKAGKTIVLQQIAMAIAKNNPNVHLMVVLVDERPEEVTDMQRLVKGEVIASTFDRPASDHTIVAELAVERAKRLVELGQDVVILLDSLTRLSRAYNLAAPASGRILSGGVDAAALYPPKKFFGAARNIENGGSLTIIATALVETGSKMDEVIFEEFKGTGNMELRLSRQLADRRIFPAVDITASGTRREEQLFSPEELKVVWHLRRALGNLDVQEASDYVLGRMRKTESNAEFLMSIVRSMANAD; the protein is encoded by the coding sequence ATGCGTCTTGCCGATCTCAAAGAGCTTGCTGCGCACATGGGCCTTGACCTCCCGCCAAAATCCCGCCGTCCCGAATATATTACGGCGATTCGTGCTGCCCGTGAGGCGGAAAAGGCAGCCGGGAAGGAAACTCCGAAGAAGTCAGCGCCTGCGAAGGCTAAGGAAAAAGAGACCAAGCCAGTAGACCAGCACGGTGATCCCACCGAACAGCTTGAGCTACCTAAGGCGCGTACGAAAGCATCGGCGGGCCCAGAGCTGTCCGATGAGGAAAAGAAAGCCGCTTTGGATGCTCTTGGTGATGCGGCTGAGCGCCGCGCTGAGGAGCGTGCTGATGAAGATTCTCCGCGCGGGCGGCGTAACCGGAGCAGGCGCACCCGTAACCGTAACGAGGATCGGCGCGAGCGCGCCGAACGTTCGGAGAGCAATGAACGGGATCGGTCAGAGAAGAAGGAACGGTCAGATCGTAACCGCCGCGGTAATGATTCGGCACGTGACGACGATTCCGGAGAAGTTTTAATTCCGGTTGCCGGCATTCTCGACGTCGACGGCAATAACAACTATCTACGTACGGGTGGCTACCTGCCCGGCAAGAACGACGCCTACGTGTCAACCCAGATCATTCGCCGCTATGGGCTGCGCAGGGGAGATGCGATTCAGGGTGCGGTGCGTGACGCGTCGCAGATGACGAACCGGCGCGGGCGCCAGCACAAGTACAACCCGCTGGTTGAGGTGACCGCTATCAATGGTCTGCCGCCGGAGAAGATTGCGGAGCGCCCGGAGTTCAACAAGCTCACGCCGTTGTATCCGAACGAAATGCTGCGCTTGGAGACCACGCAGAAGGCGCTGACCACGCGCGTCATCGATTTGGTGGCGCCGATTGGTAAGGGTCAGCGCGGCCTTATTGTATCGCCTCCGAAGGCTGGTAAGACGATCGTCTTGCAGCAGATTGCGATGGCGATTGCGAAGAACAATCCGAACGTGCACCTGATGGTCGTGCTCGTCGATGAGCGTCCGGAAGAAGTGACGGACATGCAGCGCCTCGTCAAGGGCGAGGTGATTGCCTCCACGTTCGATCGGCCGGCGTCCGATCACACGATCGTTGCCGAGTTGGCGGTGGAACGCGCCAAGCGCCTCGTGGAGCTCGGCCAGGATGTGGTCATTCTGCTGGATTCACTGACCAGGTTGTCGCGGGCCTACAATCTGGCCGCTCCGGCGTCGGGTCGTATCCTGTCGGGTGGTGTGGACGCGGCTGCGCTGTATCCGCCGAAGAAGTTCTTCGGTGCGGCTCGCAACATCGAAAATGGTGGTTCGCTCACCATCATTGCTACGGCGCTCGTGGAAACCGGGTCGAAGATGGACGAGGTTATCTTCGAAGAGTTCAAGGGCACCGGCAACATGGAGCTGCGCCTGTCGCGTCAGCTTGCGGATCGCCGTATCTTCCCGGCCGTGGACATCACCGCGTCTGGTACCCGCCGTGAAGAGCAACTGTTCTCGCCTGAAGAACTCAAAGTGGTGTGGCACCTGCGCCGCGCGCTGGGCAACCTTGACGTGCAGGAGGCCTCTGATTACGTGCTTGGGCGGATGCGCAAGACGGAATCGAACGCCGAATTCCTCATGTCGATCGTGCGCAGTATGGCGAACGCGGACTAG
- the thrB gene encoding homoserine kinase: MRIVKDTARVKVPASSGNLGPGFDSMGMAHDVWDDVSVTLTTGKSRVLILGEGNASLPKDESHLIVQTMRETFERVGAPVSGIELVCRNSIPQGKGMGSSAAALTAAVMLVRELLGKPEEFTRAEVLNIVAGYEGHPDNAAPAIYGGATLSWREGEGYQTVQLPVADAVKTTLLIPEEVLLTTTARAALPERVPLVDAAFNASRSALMVHALAQAPQLLFAATEDRLHQQYRADSMAHTSAVLAALREAGWPAVVSGAGPSILLFAEVDPVMVKILEEQGFRAVPSQQVRGAHAVAES; encoded by the coding sequence GTGAGGATCGTGAAGGACACGGCGCGAGTGAAGGTGCCGGCGTCGTCGGGCAATCTCGGCCCCGGTTTCGACTCGATGGGGATGGCGCACGACGTGTGGGACGACGTGTCTGTCACGTTGACCACGGGCAAGTCGCGCGTGTTGATTCTCGGCGAGGGCAATGCGAGCCTGCCAAAGGATGAATCGCATTTGATCGTGCAGACGATGCGGGAAACGTTTGAACGTGTGGGCGCTCCCGTGTCTGGGATTGAGCTGGTGTGCCGCAATAGTATTCCGCAGGGTAAGGGCATGGGTTCGTCGGCGGCTGCGCTGACGGCGGCCGTCATGCTCGTGCGTGAACTGCTGGGCAAGCCCGAGGAGTTTACCCGCGCTGAAGTGCTCAACATTGTGGCTGGCTATGAGGGGCATCCGGATAATGCGGCGCCTGCTATTTACGGTGGTGCAACGCTGTCGTGGCGTGAGGGGGAGGGTTATCAGACCGTCCAGCTGCCGGTGGCTGACGCCGTGAAGACCACGTTGCTTATTCCCGAGGAAGTTTTGCTGACGACGACGGCGCGAGCGGCTCTTCCCGAACGCGTCCCGCTGGTTGACGCCGCGTTTAACGCTTCGCGCTCCGCGCTGATGGTGCATGCGTTGGCTCAGGCGCCCCAGCTTCTGTTTGCCGCCACGGAAGATCGCTTGCATCAGCAGTATCGTGCCGATTCGATGGCGCACACGAGCGCGGTGCTCGCGGCCTTGCGTGAGGCCGGCTGGCCTGCCGTCGTCTCCGGTGCTGGCCCGTCGATCCTGCTGTTTGCCGAGGTTGATCCGGTGATGGTGAAAATTTTGGAAGAGCAAGGTTTCCGTGCGGTTCCTTCGCAACAGGTGCGTGGAGCGCATGCGGTTGCCGAATCCTAA
- a CDS encoding homoserine dehydrogenase codes for MTIKIALLGAGTVGSQVARLLKEENELLAARAGAPLELVGISVSNLEAERDPWIDRELLTTDSKAIIDQADIVIELIGGVDLPRELILYAINSGASVVTGNKALLAEHGPEIYDLAKEKNVDVYYEAAVAGAVPVVYAVRESLAGDTVKAIQGILNGTTNYILDEMTTKGLPFDEVLATAQELGFAEADPTADVDGHDAAAKIAILASLAFHKRVHIDDVQVEGIREITSSDIAAATAGGYVIKLIAEATQDDAGKIDVRVGPTLVPEAHPLASIGGSFNAVVIEAEAADRLMFYGRGAGGAPTASAVLSDVVAAASKRVVGGRAPQEIVLGKSEFVAAEDSTSKYFVRMDVQDEVGTLAQLARLFADAGVSISSVQQESVAGNGEAEITITTHTARAADLAATIESINDTQTAKVSRVLRVADE; via the coding sequence ATGACAATCAAGATTGCGCTACTAGGTGCAGGGACGGTAGGCAGCCAGGTGGCTCGCCTGCTCAAGGAAGAAAATGAGTTGCTTGCCGCGCGTGCGGGTGCCCCGTTGGAACTGGTGGGGATTTCGGTGTCGAATCTTGAGGCCGAGCGCGATCCGTGGATTGATCGCGAGCTGCTCACCACGGATTCGAAGGCGATCATCGATCAGGCTGATATTGTCATCGAACTGATCGGCGGCGTTGATCTTCCGCGCGAACTCATTTTGTATGCGATCAATTCGGGCGCTTCCGTGGTCACGGGCAATAAGGCATTGCTGGCTGAGCACGGCCCGGAGATTTATGATCTGGCGAAAGAGAAGAATGTTGACGTCTACTATGAGGCTGCGGTCGCGGGTGCCGTGCCTGTGGTGTATGCGGTGCGCGAGTCGCTCGCGGGCGATACGGTCAAGGCGATTCAGGGTATTTTGAACGGCACCACGAACTACATTCTTGACGAGATGACCACGAAGGGGCTGCCCTTCGATGAGGTGCTGGCCACCGCCCAAGAGCTCGGTTTCGCGGAAGCGGATCCGACTGCCGATGTGGACGGGCATGATGCGGCGGCGAAGATCGCGATCCTTGCCTCGCTCGCGTTCCACAAGCGCGTCCATATCGACGACGTCCAGGTGGAGGGTATTCGTGAAATCACATCGAGTGATATTGCGGCGGCAACTGCTGGCGGTTACGTCATCAAGCTGATCGCTGAGGCCACGCAGGATGATGCGGGCAAGATTGACGTGCGGGTTGGCCCGACGCTCGTGCCGGAGGCACACCCGCTGGCGTCGATTGGCGGTTCGTTTAACGCCGTCGTTATTGAAGCGGAAGCGGCGGATCGGCTCATGTTCTACGGGCGCGGTGCGGGCGGTGCGCCCACTGCGTCGGCTGTGCTGTCCGACGTCGTGGCGGCTGCGTCTAAGCGCGTGGTGGGCGGGCGAGCCCCGCAAGAAATCGTGCTTGGAAAGTCTGAGTTCGTGGCTGCGGAGGATTCGACGTCGAAGTACTTTGTACGGATGGACGTCCAAGACGAAGTGGGCACGCTTGCGCAACTGGCTAGGTTGTTTGCTGATGCGGGCGTGTCGATATCGTCGGTGCAGCAAGAATCTGTGGCTGGCAACGGCGAAGCGGAAATCACGATTACGACCCACACTGCCCGGGCAGCTGATCTTGCCGCTACGATCGAAAGTATTAATGACACGCAGACGGCGAAGGTTTCGCGCGTGCTGCGGGTGGCGGACGAGTAG
- the thrC gene encoding threonine synthase gives MAHQWRGIIAEYRDRLPFGDDDPVVSLGEGGTPLVYARAISQRVGADVHIKVEGANPTGSFKDRGMTTAISQVKQSDVQVVACASTGNTSASAAAYAVAAGLTCAVILPAGKIAAGKLAQAIVHGAQLVAVDGNFDDCLRIVRELTDEHPVALVNSVNPYRLQGQKTAAFEIVDALGDAPDIHVLPVGNAGNISAYWMGYNEYAGKTTLASMDDSALHMEPVATKVPQMWGVQAWGAAPLVLGHVVDNPETIATAIRIGNPASWKYAEAARDDSRGWIDRVTDEQILQAQKILAAEAGIFVEPASAASVAGLIQAAEQGKVPEGATIVCTVTGNGLKDTATALGDVDLDFTPIEPTTAAAMEVLGL, from the coding sequence ATGGCGCATCAGTGGCGCGGCATTATTGCCGAATATCGGGATAGGCTTCCGTTTGGCGACGACGATCCGGTTGTGAGCCTGGGCGAGGGCGGCACGCCTCTCGTGTATGCTCGTGCGATTTCGCAGCGGGTAGGCGCGGACGTTCATATTAAGGTCGAGGGTGCGAACCCCACGGGCTCTTTTAAAGACCGCGGGATGACCACCGCGATTTCACAGGTGAAGCAGTCTGATGTGCAGGTGGTGGCCTGTGCGTCGACGGGGAACACCTCGGCGTCGGCGGCTGCCTATGCGGTGGCTGCTGGGCTGACGTGTGCGGTTATTTTGCCAGCCGGCAAGATTGCTGCCGGCAAGCTGGCTCAGGCGATTGTGCACGGAGCGCAGCTCGTGGCGGTGGATGGTAATTTTGATGATTGCCTGCGGATCGTTCGCGAGCTGACCGATGAACATCCGGTGGCGCTCGTAAATTCGGTGAACCCCTACCGCTTGCAAGGGCAGAAGACTGCCGCCTTTGAAATTGTGGACGCGCTTGGTGATGCGCCTGATATTCACGTGCTGCCCGTTGGGAATGCCGGCAATATTTCGGCCTACTGGATGGGTTACAACGAGTACGCGGGTAAGACTACGCTCGCCTCGATGGATGATTCGGCCCTGCATATGGAGCCGGTGGCCACGAAGGTTCCGCAGATGTGGGGCGTGCAAGCCTGGGGTGCGGCGCCGCTCGTGCTCGGGCACGTTGTGGATAATCCGGAGACGATCGCAACAGCGATCAGGATCGGCAATCCGGCGTCGTGGAAGTATGCGGAAGCTGCGCGTGATGATTCGCGCGGCTGGATCGACCGGGTGACGGACGAGCAGATTTTACAGGCCCAGAAGATTCTGGCTGCTGAGGCGGGGATTTTCGTAGAGCCGGCGTCGGCGGCTTCTGTTGCTGGGCTCATTCAGGCGGCTGAGCAGGGCAAGGTTCCTGAAGGGGCGACGATCGTGTGTACGGTGACGGGCAACGGGCTGAAAGATACCGCTACGGCGCTTGGCGATGTTGATCTGGATTTCACGCCGATTGAACCGACGACGGCGGCCGCGATGGAGGTTCTTGGGCTGTGA